One Coleofasciculus sp. FACHB-T130 genomic region harbors:
- a CDS encoding EAL domain-containing protein — protein MKISHKLMTGYLAVALLVEVVGYVGIKGTNNLEKKYNEVINGTIPFHYELERLQYVSDTVVLYTKELEFQEIERNPSAKDIVLTQKYQKVETSQENYRKALNDYKELANYFFPSEQGLSEEIQTSGERLLKLSNEVIGLKKQGRVTPELLAKENELEKTSQQFIGTINQKIQAQSQELETERKKIHETLLLTDRMIFGVGLSTLLIAIFLGLFISRSILSRLNKLKAAAVEIGKGKLETKIDASTKDELSALADAFNKMAEDLRQKTADVINVCESMVESLIVVTPDTMIQSVNKATCELLGYHKEELIGQPIGVIFADEKFPFTASELDDLTQKRVVRDAEKIYLSKDGRRISVLFSCAAIASVSDRIQGIVCVAQDITERQRAELAIKQAKEELEIRVEERTTELKRAIGQFQGEIVERQRVEEALRESEERFRTLIQELHVGVLLQGANAEILLSNQAAIDLLGITDSQLLGKTSFDLDWNVIHEDGTPFPGETHPVSQAIATRQAVRNVVMGVYRPSVGDRIWLLVNAEPQLAADGRLEQVICTFSDITKRKQAEERLAQRERYLSALVEVERRLLTFDGSVNCYTEILVQLGQAAGASRVYVFENHRSQIGNLLMSQRAEWCAEGVQPEIDNPALQNLSYDDFFPRWAYLLEKGDIVAGIVAELPESERFILEPQGILSILILPIMVKGEFFGFIGFDNCIEARAWEPLEINLLRAAAAAISLTQERKQAEEAVTRLAGILEATSDFVGSADNRGRAFYINQAGRRLVGIPLEEDISNLSVASCHPKWAGQIILEEGIPSAIRDGVWCGETALLTRDKREIPVLQLIIAHKKLDGSVDFLSTISRDISDRKQAENALKQLNADLEKRVLERTAELNNAIAQLEGEIAERKWAEEELEKSLSLLKATLESTADGILVVDKTGKIASFNQKFVQMWRIPDSIVAAGNSNQALAFVLEQLKNPETFITKIQELYSEPDAESYDLLEFKDRRIFERYSQPQRIGGKVVGRVWSFRDVTERQQAEETIRYQALHDLLTGLPNRMLFNERLSVSLAYARQSQSTLAVMFLDLDRFKTINDTLGHAFGDRLLQSVTERMIGCLGEDDTVARWGGDEFTLLIPQIRCKEDAAKIAQKILEDLKPEFYLEGHSLHISSSIGIALYPSDGADAETLLRNADAALYRAKEKGRNNYQFYNPAMNSQNSELLVLENDLHHALERGEFVVYYQPQVNTTTGEITHVEALLRWQHPKFGLVSPGIFIPLAEETGLIVPIGEWVLKTACAQNKAWHDAGFADLQVAVNLSARQFQEPDLVKMVTRVLEETGLEAPFLELEITETITMQNVEFTRKTLSELHRIGLYISLDDFGTGYSSLTYLKKFPFHTLKIDKSFVRDLTSDPNDAAIITAIAALGKVLNLRLVAEGVETEAQKDFLQNLQCEQMQGYFFWRPQAAEEITKILEKSFSKIAKHSSCVSVANCSCSFRLSAEAMR, from the coding sequence ATGAAAATCAGCCACAAATTGATGACAGGTTACTTAGCCGTTGCTCTACTTGTTGAAGTGGTTGGATATGTCGGAATTAAAGGAACGAATAATCTTGAAAAAAAGTACAACGAAGTTATTAATGGAACAATTCCTTTTCACTATGAGTTAGAGCGGTTGCAATATGTTTCGGATACAGTAGTTTTGTATACTAAAGAATTAGAATTCCAAGAGATAGAAAGAAATCCATCTGCAAAAGATATTGTATTGACGCAAAAATATCAAAAGGTGGAGACTAGCCAGGAAAATTATCGCAAGGCTCTGAATGATTATAAAGAATTAGCGAACTATTTTTTCCCATCTGAACAAGGATTGTCAGAAGAAATCCAAACTTCAGGTGAGAGACTTTTAAAATTATCCAATGAGGTAATCGGCTTAAAAAAGCAGGGAAGGGTAACTCCAGAGTTACTGGCAAAAGAAAACGAACTGGAAAAAACCAGCCAACAATTTATAGGAACTATTAACCAAAAAATTCAGGCTCAATCGCAAGAGTTGGAAACGGAAAGAAAGAAGATTCATGAAACTCTGCTCTTGACCGACAGAATGATATTTGGCGTCGGTTTATCTACCCTCTTAATCGCTATATTTCTTGGTCTTTTTATCTCGCGGTCTATATTGAGTCGGCTAAACAAACTCAAAGCGGCTGCGGTAGAGATAGGCAAGGGCAAGCTAGAGACAAAAATAGACGCTTCCACCAAAGATGAGCTGAGCGCCTTAGCTGATGCTTTCAATAAAATGGCTGAGGATTTGCGGCAGAAAACAGCGGATGTAATCAATGTTTGTGAAAGCATGGTGGAATCTCTGATCGTGGTAACGCCCGATACCATGATTCAGTCAGTTAATAAAGCAACCTGCGAACTTTTGGGGTATCACAAAGAGGAGTTAATTGGGCAACCGATAGGAGTTATTTTTGCCGATGAAAAATTTCCTTTTACAGCGTCGGAGTTGGATGATTTAACTCAAAAAAGGGTTGTCCGAGATGCAGAAAAAATTTACCTGTCCAAAGACGGGAGAAGAATCTCGGTGCTGTTTTCCTGTGCAGCGATCGCAAGCGTATCGGATAGAATTCAGGGAATCGTTTGTGTAGCCCAAGATATCACGGAACGGCAGCGAGCGGAGTTGGCGATCAAACAAGCGAAAGAAGAACTAGAAATTAGAGTTGAGGAGCGCACAACTGAGTTAAAGCGTGCAATTGGGCAATTTCAGGGCGAGATTGTCGAGCGTCAGCGGGTAGAGGAAGCACTGCGCGAAAGCGAGGAGCGGTTTCGGACGCTGATACAGGAGCTTCACGTCGGCGTTTTACTGCAAGGAGCCAACGCAGAAATCCTGCTGAGCAATCAAGCAGCTATCGACCTTCTCGGTATCACTGACAGCCAACTGCTGGGGAAAACTTCCTTCGATCTGGATTGGAATGTCATTCATGAAGATGGTACGCCGTTCCCCGGAGAAACCCATCCGGTGTCGCAAGCGATCGCAACTCGTCAAGCCGTGCGGAATGTCGTGATGGGCGTTTATCGTCCCAGTGTGGGCGATCGCATCTGGCTATTAGTCAATGCCGAACCTCAGTTGGCAGCGGATGGTCGCCTTGAACAAGTAATCTGCACCTTCAGCGATATCACCAAGCGCAAGCAAGCAGAGGAAAGACTCGCGCAGCGCGAACGCTACTTATCAGCATTGGTTGAAGTTGAGCGCCGGTTGCTGACTTTTGATGGCAGCGTCAATTGCTACACGGAAATATTGGTACAACTCGGACAAGCAGCAGGCGCAAGTCGCGTTTACGTATTCGAGAACCATCGTTCGCAAATAGGCAACTTGCTGATGAGTCAGCGTGCCGAGTGGTGTGCCGAGGGCGTTCAGCCAGAAATCGACAATCCGGCGCTGCAAAACCTTTCTTATGACGACTTCTTCCCCCGCTGGGCATATTTGCTAGAAAAAGGTGACATTGTTGCCGGAATTGTCGCTGAATTACCCGAATCAGAGCGTTTTATCTTAGAACCTCAGGGAATTCTTTCCATCCTAATTTTGCCCATCATGGTTAAGGGCGAATTCTTCGGGTTTATCGGCTTTGACAACTGCATAGAAGCGCGTGCTTGGGAACCTTTGGAAATCAACCTGCTGCGTGCAGCGGCAGCCGCCATCTCTCTTACTCAAGAACGCAAGCAAGCAGAGGAAGCAGTAACACGCCTTGCCGGGATTTTGGAAGCAACGAGTGATTTCGTAGGCAGTGCGGACAATCGAGGACGCGCATTTTACATTAACCAGGCAGGTCGTCGCTTGGTCGGAATTCCTCTCGAAGAGGATATCTCAAACCTCAGCGTTGCCAGTTGCCACCCGAAATGGGCGGGTCAAATCATCTTGGAGGAGGGAATTCCTAGTGCGATTCGCGATGGCGTCTGGTGTGGCGAAACTGCACTTTTGACCCGCGACAAACGGGAGATTCCAGTTTTGCAGCTGATTATTGCCCACAAGAAGCTGGATGGAAGCGTTGACTTTCTTTCTACCATCTCCCGCGATATTAGCGATCGCAAGCAAGCAGAAAACGCTCTCAAACAGCTCAACGCAGACTTAGAAAAACGAGTCCTTGAGCGTACAGCAGAATTAAACAATGCGATCGCGCAATTGGAGGGCGAGATTGCCGAGCGCAAGTGGGCAGAAGAGGAACTGGAAAAATCCCTGTCCCTGCTCAAGGCGACGCTCGAATCAACAGCTGATGGGATTCTCGTAGTTGACAAAACCGGAAAAATAGCCAGTTTCAATCAAAAATTTGTCCAAATGTGGCGCATCCCCGACTCTATTGTCGCGGCAGGGAATAGCAACCAAGCCTTAGCATTTGTCCTAGAGCAGCTAAAAAACCCGGAAACCTTTATCACCAAAATTCAGGAACTCTATAGCGAACCAGACGCAGAAAGCTACGACCTCCTTGAATTTAAAGATAGAAGAATCTTCGAGCGCTATTCCCAGCCTCAACGGATTGGGGGAAAAGTCGTCGGTAGAGTGTGGAGCTTCCGCGATGTCACCGAGCGCCAACAGGCAGAAGAAACCATCCGCTATCAAGCGTTGCACGACCTGCTGACTGGCTTGCCGAACCGGATGCTATTCAATGAGCGGCTGTCTGTGTCCTTGGCGTATGCACGTCAAAGCCAAAGTACGCTTGCCGTAATGTTTTTGGATTTGGATCGTTTTAAGACGATTAACGATACATTGGGGCACGCTTTTGGCGATCGCTTGTTGCAAAGCGTGACTGAACGAATGATCGGCTGTCTGGGGGAGGATGACACCGTTGCTCGTTGGGGAGGGGATGAATTTACCCTACTTATCCCCCAAATTCGTTGTAAAGAGGACGCTGCTAAGATTGCCCAGAAAATCTTAGAAGATTTAAAGCCAGAATTTTATTTAGAAGGGCACTCCCTGCATATCAGTAGCAGTATTGGGATTGCACTTTATCCCAGTGATGGCGCAGATGCTGAAACACTTTTGAGAAACGCCGATGCTGCCTTATATCGTGCCAAAGAAAAAGGTCGGAATAACTATCAATTTTATAATCCAGCAATGAATTCTCAGAATTCTGAGTTATTGGTACTCGAAAACGATTTGCACCATGCTCTAGAACGGGGAGAATTTGTCGTTTACTACCAACCTCAAGTCAATACAACGACTGGAGAAATCACCCACGTTGAAGCCCTGTTGCGCTGGCAGCATCCAAAGTTTGGGCTAGTTTCTCCAGGAATATTTATTCCCCTAGCGGAAGAAACCGGACTCATCGTACCAATTGGGGAATGGGTGTTAAAGACTGCCTGCGCTCAAAATAAAGCTTGGCACGATGCAGGATTTGCAGACTTACAAGTGGCGGTTAACCTTTCTGCCCGACAGTTTCAGGAACCTGATTTAGTCAAAATGGTGACGCGAGTTCTGGAAGAAACTGGACTCGAAGCGCCATTTTTGGAGTTAGAAATTACTGAAACAATCACGATGCAAAATGTAGAATTTACCCGAAAAACTTTGAGTGAGTTGCATCGGATAGGACTCTACATTTCTCTAGATGATTTTGGGACGGGATATTCTTCTCTGACTTATTTGAAAAAGTTTCCCTTCCATACCTTAAAAATTGACAAATCCTTTGTTCGAGACTTGACAAGCGACCCCAATGATGCAGCCATCATTACAGCGATCGCAGCGTTAGGAAAGGTACTCAATCTGAGACTGGTTGCGGAAGGCGTGGAAACAGAAGCGCAAAAAGATTTCTTGCAAAATCTCCAATGCGAACAGATGCAAGGGTACTTTTTCTGGCGACCTCAAGCGGCTGAGGAGATTACCAAAATACTCGAAAAATCTTTCTCAAAGATAGCCAAACATTCAAGTTGTGTATCCGTTGCTAACTGTTCCTGTAGCTTTAGACTTTCAGCGGAAGCGATGCGATGA
- a CDS encoding DUF3226 domain-containing protein, whose product MPLSRKPPKPKPQQLLVEGKNDRHVIWALCEQHKLPETFSVEVPQEDEDPGIEALLMSLPLKLKQENLRTLGIVVDADQDLLARWQAVRDRLSASGYKDIPKSPPAEGWIYAPPDLPRVGVWLMPDNQIPGILEDFVAHLIPQNDALRPKAEAILQEIEQDCLNCYTLVHRPKALIHSWLAWQQTPGMPMGQAITAQVLRYDCAIALIFVAWLKLLFELPNPS is encoded by the coding sequence ATGCCTTTATCACGAAAACCACCTAAACCAAAACCGCAGCAATTATTGGTTGAAGGAAAGAATGACCGACACGTTATTTGGGCTTTGTGCGAACAACATAAACTTCCAGAAACCTTTTCTGTAGAAGTGCCTCAAGAAGATGAAGATCCAGGAATAGAAGCACTTTTGATGAGCTTGCCTTTAAAACTGAAACAAGAAAACTTGCGTACATTAGGAATTGTAGTGGATGCCGATCAAGACTTACTGGCACGATGGCAAGCGGTACGCGATCGCCTGAGTGCAAGTGGCTACAAAGACATTCCCAAATCTCCACCTGCTGAAGGCTGGATTTATGCTCCGCCAGACTTACCACGAGTAGGGGTTTGGCTGATGCCAGATAATCAAATTCCGGGAATTTTAGAAGATTTCGTTGCCCATCTAATCCCACAAAATGATGCCTTGCGTCCGAAAGCAGAAGCAATTTTGCAAGAAATTGAACAGGATTGCCTCAATTGCTATACATTAGTTCACCGTCCCAAAGCCTTGATCCACAGTTGGCTAGCTTGGCAACAAACACCAGGAATGCCTATGGGGCAGGCAATCACAGCACAAGTGCTACGTTACGATTGTGCGATCGCACTCATCTTTGTTGCTTGGTTAAAACTACTGTTTGAGTTGCCTAATCCGTCATGA
- a CDS encoding AAA family ATPase → MLRDLTIQNYRCFKDFYIDGLARVNLLVGMNNSGKTSLLEAVCLLVNQNSPSLLLDLLDKRGEFAEQLFIRESGEVIHRLNRYQIRHIFHSHQFQPEQDIHFKSRQESPLSLSLSIGLFPSVQKDLHSEDEGISEQDDIDTDAFNLVFIYISDERATRQDISVDEDGSIESRSFQLLKQAPSSVFLKTSIKSLFLTTGMMSFEQLAALWDKITLTPKENSIIEALQILEPAIERINFTSRQTFNSGILVKLRGQPNPIPLGSMGDGMRRILTLAMAAVTVENGFLIVDEIDTGLHYQTQTDMWRLILEISQRLNIQVFATTHSWDCITAFQESLAQTKDSSIGKLFRLSRKDENIRAVEYTPDELSIAVRQSIEVR, encoded by the coding sequence ATGTTACGCGATCTCACTATCCAAAACTATCGCTGCTTCAAGGATTTCTATATCGACGGTTTGGCGCGTGTCAATCTTCTGGTCGGCATGAACAACAGCGGTAAAACCAGTCTACTGGAAGCAGTTTGTCTGTTAGTTAATCAGAATAGCCCCTCGCTTCTTCTGGATTTACTAGATAAGCGAGGTGAGTTTGCTGAACAGCTTTTTATACGTGAATCTGGCGAAGTAATACATCGCTTGAATCGATATCAAATTAGACATATCTTTCATAGCCATCAGTTTCAGCCTGAACAAGACATTCATTTTAAATCGCGGCAAGAAAGCCCCCTTTCCCTTTCACTTAGCATCGGCCTATTTCCTTCAGTTCAGAAGGATTTACATTCTGAGGATGAAGGCATAAGTGAACAAGATGATATTGATACAGATGCTTTTAACCTTGTATTTATTTACATTTCAGACGAGCGAGCTACAAGACAGGATATATCTGTCGATGAGGATGGCTCGATTGAATCACGCTCCTTTCAATTACTAAAACAAGCGCCATCCAGTGTCTTTTTAAAGACTAGTATTAAAAGCCTGTTTTTGACAACTGGTATGATGAGCTTTGAGCAATTAGCTGCTTTATGGGACAAAATAACACTCACCCCCAAAGAAAACAGCATAATAGAAGCATTGCAAATTCTGGAGCCAGCTATAGAGCGCATTAATTTCACTAGCCGACAGACTTTTAACAGTGGCATCCTAGTCAAGCTGCGCGGACAGCCTAACCCAATTCCTTTAGGTAGTATGGGTGATGGGATGCGCCGGATTCTAACTCTAGCTATGGCAGCAGTGACAGTTGAAAACGGGTTTTTAATTGTAGATGAGATTGATACAGGTCTTCACTATCAGACGCAAACTGATATGTGGCGTTTAATATTAGAAATATCACAACGGTTGAACATTCAAGTATTTGCTACTACCCATAGTTGGGACTGTATAACTGCATTTCAAGAATCTTTGGCTCAAACAAAAGATAGCTCAATAGGAAAGTTATTTCGCTTAAGCCGGAAGGATGAAAATATACGTGCTGTTGAATACACTCCTGATGAATTATCTATTGCTGTGCGCCAAAGTATTGAGGTGCGTTGA
- a CDS encoding ATP-binding protein, whose translation MKILTKFIGSSIAVLGLILCLTVGSEDWLKEVEKSTETSRERAAQADSIVLNLKVSLRDQIAALRNYLILNRDPSDMAKYHKAMSDFILSLDDLESLMPENSGLTVVRRRHSFLVRLATELRDTPSTLKQTQQDFRTINSFKEDIDFSLNSLVSNIQQQYALARQESNKFKETTHIIRYATTGLILIILTGQMILILIPVILSIKKLQLGATKIGAGNLDYRLNIQTGDEIEKLSCEFNQMAKKLAESYYFLEQKIIERTAELIELNQNLEIEISERKQAETELQQVLQNLQQTQAQLIQTEKMSSLGQMVAGVAHEINNPVNFIHGNLVYVGEYTQDLLRLVQLYQKHYPNPITEIEEQAETVELDFIIADLDKILSSMKIGTERIRQIVLSLRNFSRLDEADMKPVDIHEGLDSTLLILQNRLKAKPEHPAIEVVKEYGNLPLVECYAGQMNQVFMNIISNAIDALEAFDGLSFIARNNEQSTSNLEPSPTIRISTQVLHPDRVAVRIADNGLGMTEEVRKRLFDPFFTTKPVGQGTGLGLSISYQIVVEKHSGMLRCISEAGQGAEFWIEIPMRQSQRGSTATVRERSNRSKPMAIS comes from the coding sequence ATGAAAATATTAACTAAGTTTATTGGATCTTCTATTGCCGTACTAGGGCTAATTTTATGCCTTACAGTTGGCAGTGAAGACTGGCTCAAAGAAGTAGAAAAATCCACCGAAACGAGCCGAGAAAGAGCCGCTCAAGCTGACAGTATAGTCTTGAATCTAAAAGTTTCTTTAAGAGACCAGATCGCAGCACTGAGGAACTATCTCATCCTCAACCGCGACCCCTCAGATATGGCAAAATATCACAAGGCGATGTCTGACTTTATCCTTAGCTTGGATGACTTAGAAAGTCTGATGCCAGAAAATTCAGGCCTGACAGTTGTTCGCCGTCGCCATAGTTTTCTCGTCCGCTTAGCAACAGAGCTTCGCGATACACCTTCTACTCTTAAACAGACTCAGCAGGATTTCAGAACCATCAATTCTTTCAAAGAAGATATTGATTTCTCTTTAAACTCTCTAGTTAGTAATATTCAGCAACAGTATGCTCTAGCAAGGCAAGAATCAAATAAATTTAAAGAGACCACCCATATTATTAGATATGCCACTACAGGTTTAATTCTTATAATTCTCACTGGGCAGATGATATTAATATTAATCCCAGTCATTTTATCTATAAAAAAACTCCAGTTAGGAGCGACAAAAATTGGTGCAGGTAATTTAGATTATCGCCTAAATATTCAAACAGGAGATGAAATTGAAAAATTGTCTTGCGAGTTCAACCAAATGGCAAAAAAACTTGCAGAATCTTACTATTTTTTAGAGCAAAAGATAATTGAACGGACTGCCGAATTGATTGAGTTAAACCAAAACTTAGAAATTGAAATTTCCGAACGCAAGCAGGCAGAAACAGAACTTCAGCAAGTTTTGCAAAACTTGCAACAAACCCAAGCTCAGCTCATTCAAACCGAAAAGATGTCTAGCCTTGGTCAAATGGTTGCTGGGGTAGCTCATGAAATTAATAACCCCGTTAATTTTATCCACGGCAACCTTGTGTATGTGGGTGAATATACACAAGATTTGTTGAGACTGGTGCAGCTTTACCAAAAACACTATCCTAACCCAATTACCGAGATCGAGGAGCAAGCAGAAACTGTCGAACTTGACTTTATTATTGCAGATTTAGACAAAATCCTATCTTCGATGAAAATTGGCACTGAACGTATCCGTCAAATTGTTCTTTCTTTGCGGAATTTCTCTCGCCTTGACGAGGCAGACATGAAGCCAGTTGATATTCACGAGGGATTAGATAGCACTCTTTTAATCTTGCAAAATCGATTAAAAGCTAAGCCGGAGCATCCCGCTATTGAGGTGGTTAAAGAATACGGAAATTTGCCTTTAGTTGAGTGTTATGCGGGTCAGATGAATCAGGTATTTATGAATATTATTAGCAATGCTATTGATGCCCTAGAAGCCTTTGATGGCTTATCGTTCATTGCTCGTAACAATGAACAATCGACAAGTAATCTTGAACCATCCCCAACGATTCGGATTAGCACTCAAGTTTTGCACCCCGACCGTGTTGCTGTGCGAATTGCTGATAATGGACTAGGCATGACGGAAGAGGTAAGAAAACGGCTATTCGATCCGTTTTTTACGACCAAGCCAGTTGGGCAAGGAACGGGGCTGGGGCTATCAATTAGCTATCAAATTGTAGTAGAGAAGCATTCAGGAATGCTTCGCTGCATTTCCGAAGCGGGACAGGGAGCAGAGTTTTGGATTGAAATCCCGATGCGTCAAAGCCAGAGAGGCTCTACTGCAACTGTTCGAGAGAGGTCAAATCGGTCAAAACCTATGGCAATTTCTTAA